In the Thermodesulfobacteriota bacterium genome, CGATCCGGAAGGGTGGCTATACACGGGCGACCTCGCCGTCCGGAACGAGCTCGGATATTACAAGATCACCGGCCGGGCCAAGGACATGATCATCCGCGGCGGCGAGAACATCTACCCGAGGGAAATCGAGGAATTCCTGTACACGCACCCGAAGGTGCTCGACGTCCAGGTCGTCGGCGTCCCCAGCAAGAAATACGGCGAGGAAGTGGTCGCCTGCGTCCGCCTCCGGCCGGAGATGGAGGCGGCGCAGGAGGAGATCACCGACTACTGCAAGGGGATGATCGCCCGCTACAAGGTCCCGAAGTACGTCGTCTTCCTCGACGCGTTCCCTTCGACCGCCAGCGGGAAGATCCAGAAGTACAAGCTGCGCGAAGCGATGACGGAAAAACTCGGCCTCGCGGGACTCAAGTCGATCGAGACCGCCTGACGCCGCCCCGGGGAGGGCCCCATGCGGATCCGCCATTTCCATGTCCGGCCGAACATCCCGAAGGCGCTCGCTCCCCTCCGGGAGATCGCCGGGAACCTCTGGTTCTCCTGGAACTGGGAGGCGGTGCAGCTCTTCATCCGCCTGAACCCGGTCCTCTGGGAGAGGTCGTACCAGAACCCCGTCCAGATGCTGGGCTCCGTGCCGCAGGCGGACCTGGAAGCGGCGGCGAAGGACGAAAGCTTCGTCGCGAACGTGGAGCGGGTCTACCGCTCGTTCCAGCAGTACCTGCAGGCGCCTTCCTGGTTCTCGGAATCCCACGGCGGGGAGGCGGAATTCCAGGCGGCGTATTTCTCCTGCGAGTTCGGGATCGACGAGGGGCTGCCGATCTATTCGGGAGGCCTTGGGGTGCTTTCCGGCGACCACCTGAAATCCTCGTCCGACCTCGGATTGCCGCTGGTCGGCGTGGGGCTCCTCTACCAGAAAGGGTATTTCCGGCAGATCCTGTCGCTGGACGGCTGGCAGAAGGAGCTCTACCCGGACAACGACTGGTACAACATGCCGGTCTCCATGGAGATCCGGAAGGACGGCTCTCCGGTGGAGATCGAGGTCAACATCGGCGGGGAGCCGGTCCGGGCCCGGGTGTGGCGCGTCGACGTCGGACGCACGCCGCTGTACCTCCTGGACAGCAACATCCGGGGGAACTCGGACCGTTCCCGGGAGATCACCTCCACCCTCTACGGAGGAGACCGGGAAATGCGGATCCGGCAGGAGATCCTTCTCGGCATCGGGGGAGTGCGGGCGCTCAAGGCGCTGGGACGCGTCCCCACCGTGTATCACATGAACGAAGGCCACTCCGCGTTCCTGATCTTCGAGCGGATCCGCGACCTGATGGCCTCCCGGAATTTATCCTTCGCCGAGGCGCGGGAGCTGGTCTTCGCAACGAGCGTGTTCACCACCCACACGCCGGTTCCGGCGGGGAACGAGCAGTTCGACCCGGAACTCCTCCGGAAGTACCTGGAGCCGGAGGCGCGCCCGCTCGGGCTGCCGTGGGAGGAGCTGCTGGCCATGGGGCAGATCCACCCCCAGCGGGGGAAGGAATTCGGCATGACCGTGTTCGCCCTCCGGTCGGCGGCGTTCTCGAACGGCGTGGCGAAGCTGCACGGCCGGACTTCCCGCTGCATGTGGAAGGAGCTGTGGCCCGGGCTGCCGGAGGCGGAGGTTCCGATCCGCAGCATCACCAACGGGATCCACACCCGGTCGTGGATCAGCCACGAGATGGCGGAGCTGTTCGTGCGGTACATGGGGCCCCGGTTCCTCGAGAAGCCGGCGGACCAGTCCGTGTGGGAGCGGGTGGAGGCGGTGCCCCCCGTCGAGCTGTGGCGCATCCACGAGGCCCGGAGGGAGCGGCTGGTCTTCTTCGCAAGGAAGCGGCTCCGGGAGCAGCTCGACCGTCAGGGGGCGGGGCCGGCGCTCCAGAGGGGAGCGGAAGAGGTGCTCCATCCCGGCGCGCTGACCATCGGGTTCTCCCGGCGGTTCGCCACGTACAAGCGGGCCAACCTGCTGTTCCTGCAGCCGGACCGGCTGATCAGGCTGCTGACCGATCCGGATCGGCCGGTGCAGATCATCTTCGCGGGAAAAGCGCATCCGCAGGACCTCCCGGCCAAGGAGATCATCCGGTCCGTGAAGCATTTCGCCTCGGACCCGAGGATCCGCGACCGGATCGTTTTCGTCGAGGATTACGACATCAACGTGGCGAGATACATGGTCCAGGGGGTCGACGTGTGGCTGAACACGCCGCGGCGGCCGCTGGAGGCGTCCGGGACCAGCGGGATGAAGGCGGCGGCGAACGGCGCGCTGAACGTGTCGGTCCTGGACGGGTGGTGGGACGAGGGATACTCCTCCGACGTGGGGTGGGCGATCGGTAGCGGGGAGGTCTACGCGGATCCGGAAGAGCAGGACCGGGTGGAGTGCGAGGCGCTCTTCAACCTCCTCGAGAACGAGATCGTCCCCATGTTCTACGACCGCGACCGAGGCGGGCTTCCCCGCGCCTGGATCGCCATGATGAAGGCGTCGATCCGCAGGCTGGGGGCGTTCTTCAACACCCAGAGGATGGTTCGGGAATACGCGGAAACGTGCTACCTGCCGGCCCATCGGGCGGGTGGACGCCTCTCCGCCGACGGGAGCGCTGCCGCGAGGGAGTTGGCGGCGTGGCGGTCGCGGGTGACTTCGGCGTGGCCCGGCGTGTCGATCCGCGTCGACGAGCTGCGGAAGCACCGGGACATGCTCGTGGGGGATGCCGTCGAGGCGGCCATCCGGGTGCGGCTTGGAGGTCTTTCCCCGGAAGACGTGTCCGTGGAGGTCCGCCACGGCGCATACACGGCCGCCGGGGAGATTCGCGACGGCGTGATCGTGACCGCTGCCCACGAACGGCGGGAGGGCGACGAGGAGATCTACCGGGCGGAGGTGCCCTGCAAGATCAGCGGGCGCTATGGTTTTGCCGTCCGGGTCGTGCCCCGCCACAAGGACCTCGTCGATCCCTACACCCCGCTGCTGCTGACGTGGGAGCCCGTCATCGGCGGCGACTAGCCCGGGGCTGGAGGAAGGACGGCCCCTTCCGGTAACGGGCGGCGCAGCGTTCCGGGGACATGCCGAGGAGGTAGCCGATCCGGAGCCCCCACATCAGGAACACCGTCCGGGCCGGCCCCCAGGCCTCCCATCGCCTCCCCGAGGAGCCGACCGCCTCCGGCAGCAGGACGGTCTTCCCGGCGCGCCGCATCCGCCGCGACATCTCGACATCCTCCATCAACGGGATCTCGGGGAAGCCGCCGAAGGCCCGGAACGCATCGGCGCGCACGAACATCGCCTGGTCGCCGGTATACGAACGGGAGAGGCGCGAGCGGAAGCCGATCCCGCGCCCCACCGCCCGCAGCACCGCCCTGGCGTAGGGCCCCGCGGCGGCCGACGGGGTCAGCCGGATCCGGAACGCCCCCCCGACGACTTCCCCGTCCGCCATCGCTTCGGCGATCGATGCAAGCCCCCCGGGAGGCAGCGCCGTGTCGGCGTGCAGGAACAGGAGCGTGTCGCCCCGGGAGGCCGCGGCTCCGGCGTTCATCTGGGTCGCCCTTCCCATGGGGGCGGCGACCACCGCGTCGGCGAGCCGCCGGGCGATCTCGACCGTTTTGTCCCGGCTGCCGCCGTCCGCGACGACGACCTCGCACGTTCCCGCCCGCCTGCAGGACCGGATGGTTTCCGCCAGCGAGGCCTCCTCGTTCAAGGCGGGGATGACGACGGAGATCAAGCGGCTACCTTTCCGGGGATTTCCGGAGGCGCTTCACGAGGGAGGGGATGAAGAAGGAAAGGATCAGCAGGACGATGGGAACGAGGATCTGGGGCGTCACGAGGTCCGCCGGTCCCCGGTAGGAGGCGAGGAGATCCTTCAGCGCGCCGATGAAGTAAGTGACGATGAAGACGGAGGGCAGGATCCCGAGGACGGTCCCGAGGAAATAGTCGCGGAAGCGGATCCGCGTGGCGCCGGCCGCGTAGTTCAGCACGATGAAAGGGAACCAGAACAGCCGCAGGTAGAAGATGATCGTGAACCCTTCCTCCGCGGCCTTCCGGTCGAGCCAGGGAAGCCTCGTCTCGAGGATGTCCCGCGCGATCCCGTGCAGGAAGTACCTTCCGAGGAAGAAGGAGAGGGTGGCGCCCGCCATGTCGCCGGCGAGGTTGTAGAACATCCCGTAGAACTTCCCGAAGATGACGGCCCCCGCGATGGTGAAAGGCGTGACGGGGGCGACCATGCTCCCCGCCGCGTAGACCAGGATGAACAGCAGCGGCCCGAGGGGGCCCGCCGCCCGGACGGCGCGGTCCAGCCCGTCCACGAGCGCTTTCCTGCCTTCCGCCGTGCGGAACATCTCCCCGGTCTCGGTGAACAGGAATACATATGCCGCTCCGCCGGCGAGCAGGAGGAACGCGAGAAACCTGGCGATGTTTTTGGCGCCTTTTCGCAACGTCGGCCTCTTCGGGTCTTCACGGAATCTTACCGCATCCGGACAGCCCCCGGGATTGCGAACGGGGCGGGAGGCGGTAAAATGATGATGTTTTAGCCCGCATTTCTCACCAGCCTCCTACTGCGGCGGCGGATACGGGCATGTCTACTGCGTTGCGCTCGGTCGGGCTCCTCGACGCACTTTCAAGTGCGCCTCCGGGGCCCTCGGTCGCGACGCCTTGTATCCACGCCCGTCTCCACCGCCTCGCTACGGACGCTGGTGAGAAATGCGGGCTAGGCTGTTATCGTCAAGCGGCTGTTTCCATCGGAGGTTTAATGATGTCGGTATTTTCGGGTATTCCGTTCCGGGACCGGGGGTTGCGGTACAAGCTCACCCTCGTCATGGCGATCCTGTTCGTCTTTTCCCTGGGTTCCACGTTCATCCCGTACTACCTGGGGCGGGAGGCGTTGAAGCGGGAGATCGAGAAGAGCTTCCTGGAGCTTTCGACCGCGATCAGCGTGAGCGTGGAGCAGCTCACTACGACGGGACTCTCCGAAGAGGACCGCCTCGAGCATTACGTGGCGTCGCTGAAGAAATCCGGCATCCGGGAGGTGTCGGTCATCGACGAGGAGATGGCGGTCATCGACAGCACCAACCCGAGGGCGATCGGGCGGCAGGCGAG is a window encoding:
- the glgP gene encoding alpha-glucan family phosphorylase, with translation MRIRHFHVRPNIPKALAPLREIAGNLWFSWNWEAVQLFIRLNPVLWERSYQNPVQMLGSVPQADLEAAAKDESFVANVERVYRSFQQYLQAPSWFSESHGGEAEFQAAYFSCEFGIDEGLPIYSGGLGVLSGDHLKSSSDLGLPLVGVGLLYQKGYFRQILSLDGWQKELYPDNDWYNMPVSMEIRKDGSPVEIEVNIGGEPVRARVWRVDVGRTPLYLLDSNIRGNSDRSREITSTLYGGDREMRIRQEILLGIGGVRALKALGRVPTVYHMNEGHSAFLIFERIRDLMASRNLSFAEARELVFATSVFTTHTPVPAGNEQFDPELLRKYLEPEARPLGLPWEELLAMGQIHPQRGKEFGMTVFALRSAAFSNGVAKLHGRTSRCMWKELWPGLPEAEVPIRSITNGIHTRSWISHEMAELFVRYMGPRFLEKPADQSVWERVEAVPPVELWRIHEARRERLVFFARKRLREQLDRQGAGPALQRGAEEVLHPGALTIGFSRRFATYKRANLLFLQPDRLIRLLTDPDRPVQIIFAGKAHPQDLPAKEIIRSVKHFASDPRIRDRIVFVEDYDINVARYMVQGVDVWLNTPRRPLEASGTSGMKAAANGALNVSVLDGWWDEGYSSDVGWAIGSGEVYADPEEQDRVECEALFNLLENEIVPMFYDRDRGGLPRAWIAMMKASIRRLGAFFNTQRMVREYAETCYLPAHRAGGRLSADGSAAARELAAWRSRVTSAWPGVSIRVDELRKHRDMLVGDAVEAAIRVRLGGLSPEDVSVEVRHGAYTAAGEIRDGVIVTAAHERREGDEEIYRAEVPCKISGRYGFAVRVVPRHKDLVDPYTPLLLTWEPVIGGD
- a CDS encoding TIGR04283 family arsenosugar biosynthesis glycosyltransferase, whose amino-acid sequence is MISVVIPALNEEASLAETIRSCRRAGTCEVVVADGGSRDKTVEIARRLADAVVAAPMGRATQMNAGAAASRGDTLLFLHADTALPPGGLASIAEAMADGEVVGGAFRIRLTPSAAAGPYARAVLRAVGRGIGFRSRLSRSYTGDQAMFVRADAFRAFGGFPEIPLMEDVEMSRRMRRAGKTVLLPEAVGSSGRRWEAWGPARTVFLMWGLRIGYLLGMSPERCAARYRKGPSFLQPRASRRR
- a CDS encoding TVP38/TMEM64 family protein — its product is MRKGAKNIARFLAFLLLAGGAAYVFLFTETGEMFRTAEGRKALVDGLDRAVRAAGPLGPLLFILVYAAGSMVAPVTPFTIAGAVIFGKFYGMFYNLAGDMAGATLSFFLGRYFLHGIARDILETRLPWLDRKAAEEGFTIIFYLRLFWFPFIVLNYAAGATRIRFRDYFLGTVLGILPSVFIVTYFIGALKDLLASYRGPADLVTPQILVPIVLLILSFFIPSLVKRLRKSPER